The following proteins come from a genomic window of Rutidosis leptorrhynchoides isolate AG116_Rl617_1_P2 chromosome 10, CSIRO_AGI_Rlap_v1, whole genome shotgun sequence:
- the LOC139872197 gene encoding histone acetyltransferase of the MYST family 2-like: MQPLEVGTRVLCRWRDGKHHPVKVIERRRLHGGGPNDYEYYVHYTEFNRRLDEWVRVEQLDLDSVENDVDEKVEDKVTGLKMTRHQKRKIDETHVEGHEELDAASLREHEEFTKVKNIAAIELGRYEIETWYFSPFPPEYNDSLKLYFCEFCLNFMKRKEQLHRHMKKCDLKHPPGDEIYRSGTLSMFEVDGKKNKVYGQNLCYLAKLFLDHKTLYYDVDLFLFYVLCECDDRGCHMVGYFSKEKHSEESFNLACILTLPPYQRKGYGKFLIAFSYELSKKEGKVGTPERPLSDLGQLSYRGYWTRVLLDILKKHKGNISIKELSDMTAIRAEDVLTTLQALELIQYRKGQHVICADPKVLDRHLKAAGRGGLEVDVTKLIWTPYKEQG, translated from the exons ATGCAACCATTAGAAGTAGGCACTCGCGTTCTGTGCCGGTGGAGAGACGGCAAACATCATCCCGTTAAAGTTATTGAACGCCGGCGACTTCACGGCGGTGGACCTAATGACTACGAATACTACGTTCATTACACCGAGT TCAATAGGAGGCTTGATGAGTGGGTTAGAGTTGAACAACTTGATCTTGATTCAGTAGAAAACGATGTAGATGAAAAGGTGGAAGACAAG GTAACAGGCTTGAAAATGACACGCCACCAGAAACGTAAGATTGACGAGACTCATGTTGAG GGTCATGAAGAGCTTGATGCTGCCAGCTTACGTGAACATGAAGAGTTCACAAAAGTTAAAAACATTGCGGCTATTGAACTTGGAAGGTATGAAATCGAGACATGGTACTTTTCCCCGTTCCCGCCTGAATACAACGACTCGCTCAAACTCTACTTTTGTGAGTTTTGTCTGAATTTCATGAAGCGCAAAGAACAGCTTCATAGACACATG AAAAAATGTGATCTCAAGCATCCTCCTGGCGATGAGATATATCGGAGTGGTACGCTGTCAATGTTTGAG GTTGATGGGAAAAAGAACAAGGTGTATGGCCAAAATCTTTGTTACCTAGCAAAATTGTTTCTTGATCACAAGACCCTCTACTATGATGTCGACTTGTTTTTATTTTACGTGCTGTGTGAGTGTGATGATCGTGGCTGCCACATGGTTGGTTATTTTTCAAAG GAGAAGCATTCAGAGGAATCGTTCAATCTAGCATGCATTTTAACTCTTCCTCCTTATCAAAGAAAAGGCTACGGAAAATTCCTTATTGCATTTT CGTATGAACTTTCAAAGAAAGAAGGTAAAGTTGGGACGCCTGAAAGACCTCTTTCTGACCTGGGACAGCTTAGCTACAGGGGATATTGGACCAGGGTCCTTTTAGACATTTTGAAAAAACACAAAGGCAACATATCCATTAAG GAGCTTAGTGACATGACAGCCATCAGGGCAGAAGACGTTTTAACAACTCTTCAGGCTTTAGAACTGATTCAGTACAGAAAAGGTCAACATGTGATTTGTGCAGATCCGAAAGTGTTGGATCGTCATCTAAAAGCTGCTGGTCGTGGTGGTCTTGAAGTTGATGTTACCAAATTGATCTGGACTCCTTACAAAGAACAAGGTTAA